A segment of the Actinomycetota bacterium genome:
CGCAACCCCGAGGGCACGATCGTTCACAGCGACCGCGGCAGCCAGTTTCGATCGAAGAAATTCGTGCGCATCCTCCGCAACAACGGCCTCGCCGGCTCGATGGGTCGCGTCGGTGCGTGCGCCGACAACGCCGCGATGGAATCGTTCTTCGCGCTGCTGCAGAAGAACGTTCTCAACCGCCGGCAATGGAAGACCAGAGAGGAGCTGCGACTCGCGATCGTCATCTGGATCGAACGTACCTACCATCGCCGCCGCCGCCAACGCGGCCTCGGGCGGCTAACTCCCGTAGAGTTTGAGGCCGTGTACGAAGGAGCCTTTGCAGCGTGAAAGGCTCACAAGCTACGAGTCAACCAGATCGGGGGCAGTCCCGAATTCGCCCGGCGTTTACTGGATAGTTTTCGACCGGCGTTGACAAGGGGGGAGCGATCGGAACGCTTCAATCGGCCAGTTTCCCCTGGTGGAAGTCCTGCAACCCCTTCCGAAAGTCATGGTTCGAGAGTCGTCCACTCAGGACCACTGACGATTTTGAGCATTAGCGGTTTGCTGACCAGGTTCGATGCACGTCGTGAATCGCGAACCCTGATGAGACTCGAACCTTTGACGGCGCGCAGCCTATCGCTGACAGGCACCGCACATCGACGTCGGGCTGACTCGTTCAACGAGCTGGCCTCGCTTTCATGGCTCATCATCTGCTGAGTCCTGCATCTTCGCTATGGAGAGTGAGCCGGTCGATCCCCGGCTCTGAAATGGCGCCGAACCCGCTATGCAGTGTGAGAGATGTCGTGACGCGCCTCGGGTTCGAGTCCGCGCATCGGTGCGACCGGTCTCCGACCGCGCTCCTCGCGCCAGATGCTGAACGCGGCCGTCGATGCAACGAGCCACGCAAGTCCTAACACGAACCCTCCGACGACGTCGCTTATGTAGTGCACGCCGAGCGCTAGACGCGACAGGCCGATGGCAGATACGAGCACCAGCACGCCAAGAACACAGATCAGGCGTCGGCGTCTCGGGATCACAGGAAAGAAGATCAGCAACAGCGCGCCATACACGATCGTCGACGACATCGTGTGCCCCGAGGGGAAACTCTTCCCATGCAGCGGGACGATCGGGTTGGCGAGGTTCGGCCGGCTGCGATCCACGAGGATCTTGACGCTCGAATCGATGAGGCTGCCACCGATCGACGTCACGATGAGGAAAGATAGCAACCGATAACGGCGTCGCCATACGAGGAAGGCGCTGCAGAGCACGACGATGGCTGTGAGGAAGATCGGTCCGCCAACGAACGTCAACCACTTGAGCGCGCCGATCAACG
Coding sequences within it:
- a CDS encoding integrase core domain-containing protein, yielding RNPEGTIVHSDRGSQFRSKKFVRILRNNGLAGSMGRVGACADNAAMESFFALLQKNVLNRRQWKTREELRLAIVIWIERTYHRRRRQRGLGRLTPVEFEAVYEGAFAA
- a CDS encoding phosphatase PAP2 family protein, translating into MKNALPDFVRRRLDPAQRYGLRVTLFGIAIALVGIPFGWLVDQVIRRGGFVRVDTSAAIALHDAVRGHTALIGALKWLTFVGGPIFLTAIVVLCSAFLVWRRRYRLLSFLIVTSIGGSLIDSSVKILVDRSRPNLANPIVPLHGKSFPSGHTMSSTIVYGALLLIFFPVIPRRRRLICVLGVLVLVSAIGLSRLALGVHYISDVVGGFVLGLAWLVASTAAFSIWREERGRRPVAPMRGLEPEARHDISHTA